In Mangrovivirga cuniculi, the following proteins share a genomic window:
- a CDS encoding TonB-dependent receptor yields MKYLLYTIFFLSWNTFAQNVVTGKVYDEKTNQPLAGVHIINLNNNTIYHSGKNGTWRIRANASDTLFLTHVGYEPHKVIASEASNVALKQSTAMLSQVEISASNESPMETISRLDIELRNPSNSQEILRLVPGVFIAQHAGGGKAEQIFTRGFDIDHGTDLALNVDGMPVNMVSHAHGQGYADLHFLIPELVKDVNYRFGPHAIDEGNFATAGAINFETIDYLEQNEVNAWVGNFNTYRLFSALKLFESESKNQQFYIASEYLLNDGPFDNPQNYDRINIQGKYTSNTENSILSITGMYLYSDWNASGQIPPRAVENGVIGRFGSLDPTEGGETSRASIIINSETILNTDGLKLSNDYYISQYDFDLFSNFTFFLENPVYGDQIRQRENRLLYGGETKIQTPFYLNNNSQFNLTGGVGFRQDNSDDVSLENTYRRNTFLGYQMFGDIQETNLFAFVETSYLWKDLTISSGIRYDNFRFGYLNKLDSTALFEYQDNGIFSPKFKVAYNVSRKLKLSANYSLGFHSNDSRAILSDSELPLLPRANGLDLIAQWKPLPNLLIHGGLWTLDLESELVYVGDAGIVEPSGETTRKGIDFAARYDIIPSLRIDFDLNVTEARMVDAPKVKTMFH; encoded by the coding sequence ATGAAATATCTACTATATACGATATTCTTTTTGTCGTGGAATACTTTTGCCCAAAATGTAGTAACGGGAAAAGTCTACGATGAAAAGACCAATCAGCCTTTGGCCGGTGTTCACATAATTAATTTGAACAATAATACCATTTATCACTCAGGTAAAAATGGCACCTGGAGAATTCGGGCTAATGCTTCAGACACCTTATTTCTAACTCATGTTGGATACGAACCACATAAAGTAATCGCCAGTGAGGCTTCTAATGTTGCTTTAAAACAATCTACTGCTATGCTCAGCCAGGTGGAAATCAGTGCAAGCAATGAAAGCCCAATGGAAACTATTTCAAGGCTTGATATCGAGCTTCGCAATCCATCAAACAGCCAGGAAATTTTAAGATTGGTACCTGGAGTTTTTATCGCACAACACGCAGGTGGAGGCAAAGCGGAACAGATCTTTACGCGTGGATTTGACATAGACCACGGCACAGACCTGGCATTAAATGTTGATGGAATGCCTGTAAATATGGTTAGTCACGCACATGGACAGGGTTATGCTGATTTACATTTTTTAATTCCGGAATTGGTAAAAGATGTAAACTACCGTTTTGGTCCACATGCGATAGATGAAGGTAATTTTGCTACTGCCGGAGCTATTAATTTTGAAACTATAGATTACCTGGAACAAAACGAGGTCAATGCCTGGGTAGGAAATTTTAACACTTACCGTTTATTTTCAGCCCTGAAACTTTTTGAATCAGAATCTAAAAATCAACAATTTTATATTGCTTCTGAATATTTACTTAATGATGGCCCTTTTGATAATCCTCAAAATTACGATCGAATAAATATTCAGGGAAAATACACCAGTAATACAGAAAATTCGATTTTGTCTATTACGGGTATGTATTTATATTCAGACTGGAATGCCAGTGGCCAAATACCTCCCAGAGCAGTCGAAAATGGAGTAATCGGAAGGTTTGGCAGTCTCGACCCTACTGAAGGCGGGGAAACTTCACGGGCATCCATAATAATAAATAGTGAAACCATTCTTAACACTGACGGTCTAAAGCTTTCTAACGATTATTATATATCTCAATATGATTTCGATCTGTTTTCAAATTTCACTTTTTTTCTGGAAAACCCGGTATACGGCGACCAGATTAGGCAACGTGAAAACAGGCTGCTTTACGGAGGAGAGACTAAGATTCAGACGCCTTTTTATCTAAATAATAACTCTCAATTTAATTTGACTGGTGGAGTGGGATTCAGACAGGATAATTCAGACGATGTAAGTCTTGAAAACACCTATCGTCGAAATACATTTTTGGGGTACCAAATGTTTGGGGATATCCAGGAAACCAACCTGTTTGCGTTTGTTGAAACTAGTTATCTATGGAAAGATTTAACAATTTCATCTGGAATCAGATATGATAATTTCCGTTTTGGATATCTAAATAAATTGGACTCCACGGCATTATTCGAATACCAGGATAATGGAATTTTCTCACCAAAGTTTAAAGTGGCATATAATGTTAGCAGAAAGCTAAAGTTAAGTGCAAATTATAGTTTAGGGTTTCACAGTAATGACTCGCGGGCCATCTTATCAGATAGTGAGTTACCTCTATTACCCAGAGCGAATGGTCTGGATCTGATTGCTCAATGGAAGCCTCTACCAAACTTATTAATCCATGGTGGATTATGGACTTTAGATCTTGAATCCGAATTGGTATATGTTGGTGATGCCGGAATAGTTGAACCCTCCGGAGAAACCACAAGAAAGGGAATTGATTTTGCAGCGCGTTATGATATTATACCTTCTCTGAGGATCGATTTTGACCTTAATGTGACAGAAGCCCGGATGGTAGATGCCCCGAAGGTCAAAACTATGTTCCATTAG
- a CDS encoding DUF3370 family protein, whose translation MWSGSTNISLPSSTSYLGLALNTSSKFAVNGVFLQDQNATYVMKLSDSSEKTYGNYGHKYDITLAMYNPHSTSKQVTLYFGSNYTNSSNSPSFTYNGPLKMNGVIKNIYTTPTAPRQWLATWTVPANSPFNANLDFYVPGLITTGQQLILQVN comes from the coding sequence ATGTGGAGCGGGAGCACAAATATTTCTCTACCATCCTCAACTTCTTATCTGGGACTGGCATTGAATACCAGCAGTAAGTTTGCAGTGAACGGAGTTTTTCTTCAGGATCAAAATGCTACTTATGTTATGAAACTCTCCGATTCATCAGAAAAAACCTATGGTAATTACGGTCATAAATATGACATCACGCTGGCTATGTATAATCCTCACAGTACCTCGAAACAAGTGACATTATATTTTGGATCAAATTATACAAACAGCTCCAATAGCCCCTCATTTACTTATAATGGTCCATTAAAAATGAATGGGGTAATTAAGAATATTTATACTACTCCAACAGCTCCAAGACAATGGCTGGCGACCTGGACGGTACCAGCAAACAGTCCTTTTAATGCTAACCTGGATTTTTATGTGCCTGGTTTAATCACTACTGGTCAACAACTAATTCTACAGGTTAATTAA